The Arachis hypogaea cultivar Tifrunner chromosome 16, arahy.Tifrunner.gnm2.J5K5, whole genome shotgun sequence genome contains a region encoding:
- the LOC112757577 gene encoding serine/threonine-protein kinase PBS1-like, whose product MLSLLRHPNLVNLIGYCAEGDQRLLVYDYMPMGSLESRLHDLPHDKEALDWNTRMKIATGAAKGINYLHNEAKPSVIYRDLKSSNILLDKGFVPKLSDFGLAKFGPTGDQSYVDTRVMGTHGYCAPEYATSGKLTRRSDIYSFGVLLLELITGRRAYDENRGHDKHLVDWARPKFKDRKNYSKLADPKLQDHYSGSGLTMAIELASMCLREEPRQRPDAADIVIALDFLSSKQYVQRVPIDFDEKDKYTNDSPKAIMTVLTKDVQREEAVAEAKLWGKTWRDRKQNDQSSLEEINR is encoded by the exons ATGTTGTCTCTTTTACGTCATCCAAACCTTGTTAATTTGATTGGTTACTGTGCTGAAGGTGATCAACGTCTTCTTGTCTACGATTACATGCCTATGGGATCCTTAGAATCTCGTCTCCATG ATCTGCCACATGATAAAGAAGCTCTTGATTGGAATACAAGAATGAAGATAGCAACAGGGGCAGCAAAAGGAATAAATTATCTACACAATGAAGCAAAACCATCGGTTATATACAGGGATCTAAAATCATCAAACATACTTTTAGACAAGGGGTTTGTTCCAAAACTTTCTGATTTTGGGCTTGCAAAATTTGGGCCAACCGGAGACCAATCATATGTTGACACGAGGGTGATGGGAACACATGGTTATTGTGCCCCTGAATATGCCACAAGTGGGAAATTAACCAGGAGATCTGACATATATAGTTTTGGGGTTTTGTTGTTAGAGCTTATAACTGGACGCAGAGCTTATGATGAGAATCGTGGCCATGACAAGCATCTTGTTGATTGG GCACGACCAAAGTTTAAAGATAGAAAGAATTATTCAAAATTGGCAGATCCAAAACTACAAGATCATTATTCTGGATCTGGACTAACAATGGCAATTGAATTGGCATCCATGTGTCTCAGAGAAGAGCCACGTCAACGGCCGGACGCGGCGGACATAGTGATCGCTCTCGATTTCTTGTCTTCCAAGCAATACGTTCAGAGAGTACCTATCGATTTTGATGAGAAAGACAAATATACCAATGACTCTCCAAAAGCAATAATGACAGTTTTGACTAAAGATGTTCAAAGAGAGGAAGCTGTTGCAGAAGCCAAACTATGGGGTAAAACATGGAGAGATAGAAAACAAAATGACCAAAGTAGCCTTGAGGAAATAAATAGGTAG